The window TTGAAGCATTACAAGTAGTTGATAAATGTTTAAAAGAAATATATGAACCATTAAAGTCTTTAGGGGGAATTATGGTATTAACAGCTGACCATGGTAATGCTGAAATTATGATTGATGAGACTGGTGATATTAATAAGAAACATACTTCACAGTTAGTGCCGTTAGTTATTACTAAATCTGATTTAGAATTGGAAACAAATACCGATATTAGTTTAGCAAATATTGCTCCAACAATTTGTGATTTATTAGGAATTAGTATTCCTGATGAAATGACAAGTAAATCAATTATTAAAAAATAACTTTACTTTGAAGGGAGGTAAATTATATGCCAGAAGATAAAAAACTTTAAATTTTAAATCTATGTTTTTACATTAGACTTGGTACATAACCCTCAATTTTATCTACTATTTTGATAATATTATCTTCTAGGTGAGGTAGAAATATTAGATAAATACAAAGATAAAAATGAATTTTATAGTCTGGTAGGCATAAAATGTTATAGTTATGTACCAAGTCTAGTATTTCAACTTGGCAATCGTTAGTTATTATTTTAATTTTTGTTGTTTTAGTTGTAAGTTTAGGAATTTTAGTTAATTTAACTAAAATGCGATTTAGTTTTCGAATTTTTACTGCTGTTGGTGTTGGTGTTGCATTTGCAATTGCTATTCAAGCGATATTAGGTTTTCCTGCTGCTGATAGTGCTACTAGTATTTGAAAGGAATTCTTAAAAGAAAAAAAAACAGAAAATCCTAATTATAATCTTTGATTGCATCAAGTTATTACTTGGATAACACTATTAAAAACTATTTTTATTAATGGAATGTTGATGTTATCTGTTCCTGTTGTATTTCTAGCAATTGCTCGGGTAGTTGCTAAACCACATACTAGCGGTTTAACAACAATGACAATTAAAGGCATTATTATTTTATTAGACTTCTTGCATTACTTATTAAAATAATTACAAATTATTTGTAAATAAAAAATACTATATAGTAATTTCTAACTTTTATTAGGTTAATACTTATGGATTTTATTAAATGTGTAAATTTTGACACAACAAAAAATTATTTTATTATTTAAATTTAATTTTAAATGCCAAATTGTAAAGTTAAGTGCAACTAAATTATTTTTCTAACCAAATATTCGATTGGTGAAAGATAATTTAGTATTTTTCTTGGTCTTTGGTTTAAAGACAATATAAATTTATGAACTGCATTTTTAGTAGTATTTGAAAAATTAAATTTTTTAGGAAATTTTTCTCTAATTAAACCATTAGTATTTTCATTAGTACCTCTTTGTCAAGGCGAATACGCATTAGCAAAATAAATTTTCACATTTAAATTTTTTTCAAGTTGTTGTCAATTAGAAAATTCTTTACCCCTATCAAATGTTATAGTCTTAACAAGATTATTTGGAAGAATTGATAAATAATGGCTAATGTTTTCGTTAACAACTTTAGTAGTTCTATTTTCAACTAACATTGCTAAAGTAAATCTTGATGTTCTTTCAACTAAAGTTATTAAACATGATTTACTTTTACCTCGTGATGATACTACAGTATCACCTTCTCAATGACCAACAGTTATACGATTATTAACATTAATATTTCGTTCTTTAATTGATTTACCATTAAATTTACCGCGATTTTCTTGAGATTTTCGTTTCTTACCTTTTCTTCTTAAATTTTTATTAGTAACTTTTTCAAGTAATCCAGAATAAATTCAATTGTAAATTGTTTTAAAACTAATAATTCATTCTTTATGAAAATTTTTAATTCTGCCATAAATTTGTTCAGGCAATCAACCTAATAGTAATTTTTGTTGTACATATTTTACTAATTCTCTATTTTTAAACTTATGAAAATAAACATGTGATTGTTTTCTGTTTTCTGCTTTATTTTGTGCAATTAATAAAAAATAATGATTACTATCTTTATTTCTATTGACTTCTCGAATAATAGTACTAATACTTCGATTAAGATTTTTAGCTATTTCACTAATTTTTACTTTAAACTTCAATTGATTCTCAATATAAATTCTTTCATATATGCCAAGATGTTTGTAACCCATATAAAAACTCCTTGCTTTGTTTTTTCTAAAATAAACTTAGCATCATGAAATTTTTATATGAGATTTTTTGCAATTTTATTTACTTGCACTTACAAGTATAATTCAGCATTAATAAAGTTAGTTTAATTTTATTAATTAAAATACCTACCTCCTTTAAAAAATTATTGTTAAGAGGAGCATTCTTACTGGTCTAAAATGTCTGTGTTACCTTACATACTTTTGATATGTTGTAGAAACCATATACATATGACAAGATTTTGGTTTCTACAAACTTGCTGTTAATTAATAAATAAATACGAACTCATTTATTTATTACAAGAAATATAAGGTTAAATTAATATTTATTATTTTTAGTTATGCCTTGTATTTTTTTGTGCCTTGTTGTTGATAAACTAAGTTTTTTAGTAAACGAAGTTTACTAACAAGTTATGTTAATTTAGTTTAAAGAAAGAGTTTAAAGAGAAATATATTGAACTAAGTTAAAAGACTAAGTTAAATATAACTAAGTTAATATAACTAAATATTGTAAGGGTGGTATGTATATGAGAAATATTGAAAATATTTTTTTAAATACTGAAAAATATCTTTTGAAAGAAACGCAAAATGCAGTACTTATTAAAGCACCAGCAATTCCCTGATTGTATGAATCTACTGGTATTTGGTTTTCAAAACGATTTGTTTATAAAGGAAAATATGAGAATTCTATTTGTATCGGAATAATTAAAGATGGTGAGTATCAGTTGGTTTTAGTTAATAATAAGAAAGGTCAAGAATCTAGTTTGATTTTAGGTCATGAGTTGTTAGGTTTTTTTGTTGCGGAGAAAAAGATTGCTAAAAAGGATGTAAGTTTTAATTATTTTAAAAATTCATTTTAAAGGTGTTTTAAGGCATTTTAAGAATAGAGGTAAAGAAAAATATAGTTTAAAAAAATTTAGGTTGGTTTTTAAGGTGTTTAAACGGTGCGGAAAGCGTATGCTCCGCCCGTTAATTATCAATGTTAGTTTGAGTTATTTAACTAAGTTATTGCATTTTTTGATTTAATGTAGTAAAAAAATTAATTTTGGAGTTTTAGAAATGAAAATGTGAGTTAGTGTGGATGAGCCTGGCAAAGATTATTGTCAAGAGTTTATATATTAGACTTGGTACATAACTATAACATTTTATGCCGACTAAACTATAAAATTCATTTTTATCTTTGTATTTATCTAACATTTGTATTTCATCTAAAAAATAATTATCAAAATAGTAGATAAAATTAAAGGTTATGTACCAAGTCTATTCTATTAATAAAAAAACCGGATTAGAACAAAAAATTTGAGCGTCTAAATCTGCAGTTGATTCTGTTAGAACTGATTTAGTTGGTGATAATTGACTTTGTTTTGATTTTGTTGAACATAATTGTTTGCTGAATTATACTTGTAAGTGCAAGTAAATAAAATTGCAAAAAATCTCATATAAAAATTTCATGATGCTAAGTTTATTTTAGAAAAAACAAAGCAAGGAGTTTTTATATGGGTTACAAACATCTTGGCATATATGAAAGAATTTATATTGAGAATCAATTGAAGTTTAAAGTAAAAATTAGTGAAATAGCTAAAAATCTTAATCGAAGTATTAGTACTATTATTCGAGAAGTCAATAGAAATAAAGATAGTAATCATTATTTTTCATTAATTGCACAAAATAAAGCAGAAAACAGAAAACAATCACATGTTTATTTTCATAAGTTTAAAAATAGAGAATTAGTAAAATATGTACAACAAAAATTACTATTAGGTTGATTGCCTGAACAAATTTATGGCAGAATTAAAAATTTTCATAAAGAATGAATTATTAGTTTTAAAACAATTTACAATTGAATTTATTCTGGATTACTTGAAAAAGTTACTAATAAAAATTTAAGAAGAAAAGGTAAGAAACGAAAATCTCAAGAAAATCACGGTAAATTTAATGGTAAATCAATTAAAGAACGAAATATTAATGTTAATAATCGTATAACTGTTGGTCATTGAGAAGGTGATACTGTAGTATCATCACGAGGTAAAAGTAAATCATGTTTAATAACTTTAGTTGAAAGAACATCAAGATTTACTTTAGCAATGTTAGTTGAAAATAGAACTACTAAAGTTGTTAACGAAAACATTAGCCATTATTTATCAATTCTTCCAAATAATCTTGTTAAGACTATAACATTTGATAGGGGTAAAGAATTTTCTAATTGACAACAACTTGAAAAAAATTTAAATGTGAAAATTTATTTTGCTAATGCGTATTCGCCTTGACAAAGAGGTACTAATGAAAATACTAATGGTTTAATTAGAAAAAAATTTCCTAAAAAATTTAATTTTTCAAATACTACTAAAAATGCAGTTCATAAATTTATATTGTCTTTAAACCAAAGACCAAGAAAAATACTAAATTATCTTTCACCAATCGAATATTTGGTTAGAAAAATAATTTAGTTGCACTTAACTTTACAATTTGGCATTTAAAATTAAATTTAAATAATAAAATAATTTTTTGTTGTGTCAAAATTTACACATTTAATAAAATCCATAAGTATTAACCTAATAAAAGTTAGAAATTACTATATAGTATTTTTTATTTACAAATAATTTGTAATTATTTTAATAAGTAATGCAAGAAGTCTAATGATTACTATCTTTATTTCTATTGACTTCTCGAATAATAGTACTAATACTTCGATTAAGATTTTTAGCTATTTCACTAATTTTTACTTTAAACTTCAATTGATTCTCAATATAAATTCTTTCATATATGCCAAGATGTTTGTAACCCATATAAAAACTCCTTGCTTTGTTTTTTCTAAAATAAACTTAGCATCATGAAATTTTTATATGAGATTTTTTGCAATTTTATTTACTTGCACTTACAAGTATAATTCAGCTTGTTTAATAAATTTCTTTTCATACTCTGTTAAAAACATACTAGACAAAACATCTTGCTCTTGAACTAATAATTCTCAATAAGAATTCACTCCTCAAACTATTAACAGTAAAGTCAAACAATATTGCATTATCAGTACGAATTAAAATTTTGCCAGCATTAACAAGAATATTTTTATATGCTAATAAAAAATTAGGATGCGTTAACCTTCTTTTATAATGTTTTTTCTTTGGTCATGGATCAGAAAAATTAAGATATATTTCAGTAATTTCATTAATAGCAAATATATTTAAAATATTACTAGCCTCAATTTGAACAAATTTTAAGTTATTAGGAATTTTTTCTAATGCCACCACTTTTTTAATGCTACCATTAATACTACTTCCGACTTTTCAATGGCAATAAAATTTATCATTGGATATTTATGTGCCATAGCAATAATAAAGTCTCCTTTACCACATCCAATTTCTAAATGACAAGGTTGACTATTATTAAAAATTTTTGATGCTCAATTACCTTGATAAGTTTGTGGTTCTTGAATAACAATTTGATAATTATTTTTTAAAAATATTTTTGCTTGCGGTTTATTTCGTAATCTCATATTATTCTCCTATCTATTAAGTAACAAAAAATAATAAAGCGATAGAAAAAAAGATTGTTGTTGATACACAGTCAATAATAGTCGTTACCAAAGGAGCCGCCATAACAGCTGGATCCAATCTTAATAATTTTGCAATAATTGGTAAAATTCCTCCCGCTACTTTAGAAATAATAATAACGATTCATAATGATAATGAAATTGTAATCATTGAAGCTCACTGATCTCAATGTAAAACACCATGATATTTAATAAGATTAATAATAATCATTCTAATAAAGTTAAAGCAAATTAAAATTAAACCAACAAAAAAAGATATTCTTAACTCTTTCCAAACAACTTGCCCATAATCTTTAACTGTAACATCACCTAATGATAATGCACGCACAATAGTCGTTGATGCTTGACTTCCAGAATTTCCTCCAGTATCAGCAATAATTGGTAATAACGGTACTAATAAAGTTAAAAACTTATTAGATAAATCACTACTATTTTTATTAGCACCAAATAAAGGTAAAAAAGCATCAATAACTAATTCCGAAAAAGTAGCTGACACTAATAAAAATAACAACCAAAATATTCGCGAACGAACAATTCTTCAAACCGAAGTTTTTAAATATAACATCTCAGTTGGTTTAATCGCAGCTAACTTTTCAATATCTTCTGTTGCTTCTTCTTCCATAACATCTAAAATATCATCAACAGTAATAATTCCAATTAACACATTTTGCTTATTAACAACAGCAACTTCATTTAAATCATATTTTTGAACAATATTAGCAACTAATTCTTGATCACTATGAGCATCAACACTAACAACATTAGTTTCCATTACACTATTAACTTCTTCCATGCTATTAGCAAAAACTAAATTTCTTAAACTAATAACTCCTAATAACTTATTCTTATTATCAGTAACATAATACTTATCA is drawn from Spiroplasma endosymbiont of Asaphidion curtum and contains these coding sequences:
- a CDS encoding cation:dicarboxylate symporter family transporter, with product MRFSFRIFTAVGVGVAFAIAIQAILGFPAADSATSIWKEFLKEKKTENPNYNLWLHQVITWITLLKTIFINGMLMLSVPVVFLAIARVVAKPHTSGLTTMTIKGIIILLDFLHYLLK
- a CDS encoding IS30 family transposase, with product MGYKHLGIYERIYIENQLKFKVKISEIAKNLNRSISTIIREVNRNKDSNHYFLLIAQNKAENRKQSHVYFHKFKNRELVKYVQQKLLLGWLPEQIYGRIKNFHKEWIISFKTIYNWIYSGLLEKVTNKNLRRKGKKRKSQENRGKFNGKSIKERNINVNNRITVGHWEGDTVVSSRGKSKSCLITLVERTSRFTLAMLVENRTTKVVNENISHYLSILPNNLVKTITFDRGKEFSNWQQLEKNLNVKIYFANAYSPWQRGTNENTNGLIREKFPKKFNFSNTTKNAVHKFILSLNQRPRKILNYLSPIEYLVRKII
- a CDS encoding IS30 family transposase, with the translated sequence MGYKHLGIYERIYIENQLKFKVKISEIAKNLNRSISTIIREVNRNKDSNHYFSLIAQNKAENRKQSHVYFHKFKNRELVKYVQQKLLLGWLPEQIYGRIKNFHKEWIISFKTIYNWIYSGLLEKVTNKNLRRKGKKRKSQENHGKFNGKSIKERNINVNNRITVGHWEGDTVVSSRGKSKSCLITLVERTSRFTLAMLVENRTTKVVNENISHYLSILPNNLVKTITFDRGKEFSNWQQLEKNLNVKIYFANAYSPWQRGTNENTNGLIRKKFPKKFNFSNTTKNAVHKFILSLNQRPRKILNYLSPIEYLVRKII
- a CDS encoding helix-turn-helix domain-containing protein, whose translation is MGYKHLGIYERIYIENQLKFKVKISEIAKNLNRSISTIIREVNRNKDSNH
- the trmB gene encoding tRNA (guanine(46)-N(7))-methyltransferase TrmB; translation: MVALEKIPNNLKFVQIEASNILNIFAINEITEIYLNFSDPWPKKKHYKRRLTHPNFLLAYKNILVNAGKILIRTDNAILFDFTVNSLRSEFLLRIISSRARCFV
- the mgtE gene encoding magnesium transporter, whose amino-acid sequence is MSINKSLLQINISNLQKLININDKKSLEKILKNLHSADLADVINKMENLSEVLYLVRLLDSKIASEVFINLDTEIKIMLLNELNNTEITQIVNQLYADDIVELLEQIPEEVVKKLIINASRDKRKEINILLNYEENSAGSIMSVDFVQLLQHEKVGQALEKVKQLGERAENSDKYYVTDNKNKLLGVISLRNLVFANSMEEVNSVMETNVVSVDAHSDQELVANIVQKYDLNEVAVVNKQNVLIGIITVDDILDVMEEEATEDIEKLAAIKPTEMLYLKTSVWRIVRSRIFWLLFLLVSATFSELVIDAFLPLFGANKNSSDLSNKFLTLLVPLLPIIADTGGNSGSQASTTIVRALSLGDVTVKDYGQVVWKELRISFFVGLILICFNFIRMIIINLIKYHGVLHWDQWASMITISLSLWIVIIISKVAGGILPIIAKLLRLDPAVMAAPLVTTIIDCVSTTIFFSIALLFFVT